Proteins from one Burkholderiaceae bacterium DAT-1 genomic window:
- a CDS encoding ClpXP protease specificity-enhancing factor — protein sequence MNAAPIKPYLMRAIHEWCSDQGYTPYLVVAVRGPMQVPMEFVKHGEIVLNISYNATRNLHLGDDYVRFSARFNGQSRDIIVPIGSVISLFARETGEGMAWEPDAHEDEVPEHVRHGIHAVTDEDTIPVLGASEAPEDDRDPPPPPEPAPSGGKPRLRVVK from the coding sequence ATGAATGCTGCTCCGATTAAACCCTATTTGATGCGCGCCATCCACGAATGGTGTTCGGATCAGGGCTATACGCCTTATCTTGTCGTGGCCGTTCGAGGCCCCATGCAAGTGCCGATGGAATTCGTCAAGCATGGCGAAATTGTGCTGAATATCAGTTACAACGCGACTCGCAATCTGCATTTGGGTGACGACTATGTGCGGTTTTCCGCGCGATTCAATGGTCAGTCACGCGATATCATCGTGCCGATTGGTTCGGTGATATCCCTGTTTGCCCGTGAAACAGGGGAAGGTATGGCGTGGGAGCCGGATGCGCATGAAGATGAAGTGCCTGAGCACGTCCGTCATGGTATTCATGCAGTGACCGATGAAGATACGATCCCTGTGCTGGGGGCATCTGAAGCGCCTGAGGATGATCGCGATCCACCGCCACCGCCTGAACCTGCTCCCTCGGGGGGTAAGCCTCGCTTACGCGTGGTGAAGTGA
- a CDS encoding glutathione S-transferase N-terminal domain-containing protein, which translates to MMTLYSGTSCPFSHRCRIVLFEKGMDFQIVDIDLQNKPDDLVNMNPYGEVPVLLERDLVLYESNIINEYIDERFPHPQLMPADPIMRGRARLMLFNFERELFVHVKTLESGDATKKEQDRARATIRDNLAQIAPLFVKQKFMLGEEFSMLDVAVAPLLWRLEHYGVEVNKQMAPILKYAERMFSRQAFIDSLTPNEKAMRK; encoded by the coding sequence ATGATGACATTGTATTCCGGCACGTCCTGTCCATTCAGCCACCGTTGCCGCATTGTCCTGTTTGAAAAGGGCATGGATTTCCAGATCGTAGATATCGATCTGCAAAATAAGCCGGACGATCTGGTCAATATGAACCCGTATGGCGAAGTGCCGGTTTTGCTGGAACGCGATCTGGTCCTGTACGAGTCCAATATTATCAATGAGTACATCGATGAGCGTTTCCCGCATCCGCAGTTGATGCCCGCAGATCCGATCATGCGTGGTCGTGCACGTCTGATGCTGTTCAACTTCGAGCGCGAACTGTTTGTTCATGTAAAAACACTCGAATCCGGCGATGCCACCAAGAAAGAGCAAGATCGTGCCCGCGCAACTATTCGCGACAATCTTGCCCAGATTGCGCCATTGTTTGTGAAGCAAAAGTTTATGCTGGGCGAAGAGTTCTCGATGCTCGACGTGGCGGTTGCGCCGCTGTTGTGGCGTCTGGAGCACTATGGAGTGGAAGTGAACAAGCAAATGGCTCCGATTCTGAAGTATGCTGAACGCATGTTCAGTCGTCAGGCGTTTATCGATTCGCTGACGCCGAATGAAAAAGCCATGCGCAAGTAA
- a CDS encoding cytochrome c1: MKTILVKLLATAALLMPVAATANTDVALDKAPIDRRDAESLQRGAQTFVNYCLSCHGANAMRFNRLTDLGLSEQQIKDNLMFTTDKVGSTMKVAMQAKDGKAWFGATPPDLSLIARSRGADWLYSYLRSFYRDESRPTGWNNGVFDKVGMPHVLWQMQGDTVLETVEGEHHEAAGNVVRSWSASEAGADGKVQHVTKQIVLEKAGTHTRLVDGKADLSDYNRKVTDLVNYLVWMGEPAQVQRELIGTGVVLFLLFLLFPFVYFLKREYWKDIH; encoded by the coding sequence ATGAAGACTATTCTCGTAAAACTGCTTGCGACAGCAGCCCTGCTGATGCCGGTGGCGGCGACCGCAAATACCGATGTGGCGCTCGACAAGGCTCCGATTGATCGTCGCGATGCCGAATCGCTGCAACGTGGCGCTCAGACATTCGTGAACTACTGTCTGTCCTGTCACGGTGCAAACGCCATGCGTTTCAACCGTCTGACTGACCTTGGTCTGTCCGAGCAGCAGATCAAGGACAACCTGATGTTCACCACCGACAAAGTGGGGAGCACCATGAAGGTTGCCATGCAGGCTAAGGATGGCAAGGCATGGTTCGGTGCAACTCCGCCGGATTTGTCACTGATCGCCCGTTCGCGTGGTGCAGACTGGCTGTACAGCTACCTGCGCAGCTTCTATCGCGATGAATCCCGCCCAACCGGCTGGAACAATGGTGTGTTCGACAAGGTTGGTATGCCGCATGTGCTGTGGCAGATGCAGGGTGATACCGTGCTGGAAACCGTAGAAGGTGAACATCACGAAGCGGCTGGTAATGTGGTGCGTTCCTGGTCTGCTAGCGAAGCGGGTGCAGATGGCAAGGTGCAGCATGTCACCAAGCAAATCGTGCTGGAAAAGGCTGGTACCCATACTCGTCTGGTCGATGGTAAAGCGGATCTGAGCGACTACAACCGCAAAGTAACTGATCTGGTTAACTATCTGGTGTGGATGGGTGAGCCTGCTCAGGTGCAGCGTGAACTGATCGGGACGGGCGTTGTGCTGTTCCTGTTGTTCTTGTTGTTCCCGTTCGTGTACTTCCTGAAGCGCGAATACTGGAAAGACATTCACTGA
- a CDS encoding cytochrome bc complex cytochrome b subunit, translating to MSKLQSVLGWVDDRFPLTKLWNDQWGKYPAPKNFNFWYFFGSLAMLVLVIQIVTGIFLTMNYKPDGNLIPGTNVSTAFMSVEYIMRDVAGGWIIRYMHSTGASMFFVVVYLHMFRGLVYGSFKAPRELIWVFGTLIFLCLMAEAFLGYLLPWGQMSFWGAQVIVNLFSAIPVIGPDLSVLIRGDFVVSDATLNRFFALHVIAVPLVLLGLVVAHLIALHEVGSNNPDGVEVKKQPKNPETGLYLDAIYSHPYYSVKDILGVVVFLAVFSAIVFFAPEMGGFFLEHPNFDPADPLKTPPHIAPVWYFTPFYAILRAVPSFAGTQVWGVIAMGAAVVLIAFLPWLDRSPIKSIRYRGTTFKVMLVLFIAAFIGLGILGAMPPTSSRTIISQIFSVIYFVFFLGMPFYTKNDVGSVPVPDRVTESTLGRQVQFLLYVGLTLAGAFFFAKVV from the coding sequence ATGAGCAAACTGCAGTCAGTTTTAGGCTGGGTCGACGATCGTTTCCCGTTGACCAAGCTGTGGAATGACCAGTGGGGCAAGTATCCTGCACCCAAGAACTTCAACTTCTGGTACTTCTTTGGTTCGCTGGCGATGCTGGTTCTGGTCATCCAGATTGTCACCGGTATCTTCCTGACCATGAACTACAAGCCGGATGGCAATCTGATTCCGGGCACCAATGTTTCAACCGCCTTCATGTCGGTTGAATACATCATGCGTGACGTGGCAGGTGGCTGGATCATCCGCTACATGCACTCCACTGGCGCTTCCATGTTCTTCGTGGTGGTGTATCTGCACATGTTCCGCGGTCTGGTGTATGGCTCGTTCAAGGCACCGCGCGAACTGATCTGGGTGTTCGGTACCCTGATCTTCCTGTGTCTGATGGCTGAAGCCTTCCTGGGCTATCTGCTGCCATGGGGTCAGATGTCGTTCTGGGGTGCGCAGGTGATTGTGAACCTGTTCTCCGCGATTCCAGTGATCGGTCCGGATCTGTCCGTGCTGATTCGTGGTGACTTCGTGGTGTCCGATGCGACCCTGAACCGCTTCTTTGCCCTGCACGTGATTGCTGTGCCGCTGGTGCTGCTGGGTCTGGTGGTTGCTCACCTGATCGCCCTGCACGAAGTAGGCTCCAACAATCCGGACGGCGTGGAAGTGAAGAAACAGCCGAAGAATCCAGAAACTGGTCTGTACCTCGATGCGATCTACTCGCATCCGTACTACTCGGTGAAGGATATTCTGGGCGTGGTGGTGTTCCTGGCTGTGTTCAGCGCCATCGTGTTCTTTGCGCCGGAAATGGGTGGTTTCTTCCTCGAGCATCCGAACTTCGATCCGGCTGATCCGCTGAAGACCCCGCCGCACATTGCGCCGGTCTGGTACTTCACCCCGTTCTACGCGATTCTGCGTGCGGTGCCGTCGTTTGCCGGTACGCAAGTCTGGGGTGTGATCGCCATGGGTGCGGCCGTTGTGCTGATTGCCTTCTTGCCGTGGCTGGATCGCAGCCCGATCAAGTCGATCCGCTATCGCGGTACCACCTTCAAGGTCATGCTGGTACTGTTCATTGCTGCATTTATCGGTCTGGGTATTTTGGGCGCAATGCCGCCGACCAGCTCGCGCACGATCATTTCGCAGATCTTCTCTGTGATCTACTTCGTGTTCTTCCTGGGTATGCCGTTCTACACCAAGAATGATGTCGGCTCTGTGCCGGTCCCGGATCGCGTGACAGAATCGACGCTGGGTCGCCAGGTTCAGTTCCTGCTGTATGTGGGTCTGACGCTGGCTGGTGCCTTCTTCTTTGCCAAGGTGGTCTAA
- the petA gene encoding ubiquinol-cytochrome c reductase iron-sulfur subunit, whose amino-acid sequence MTNQVDSSKRRFLTLATGAVGGVAVVGVATPFVASFFPSERAKAAGAPTEVDISKMELGQQITSEWRGKPVWVVRRTPEMLEGMKQIEGQLADPKSEISEQPDYCKNEGRSIKPDVWVALGVCTHLGCSPTYRKDVAPADLGPEWKGGFYCPCHGSKFDLAGRVYSGVPAPKNLVIPPHKYINDKLLLVGEDK is encoded by the coding sequence ATGACGAATCAAGTGGACAGCAGCAAGCGGCGCTTCCTGACGCTCGCGACTGGCGCCGTGGGTGGCGTCGCAGTGGTTGGAGTGGCTACACCTTTTGTGGCCAGCTTCTTCCCGTCCGAGCGAGCCAAGGCGGCCGGTGCGCCGACCGAGGTGGACATCAGCAAGATGGAACTCGGTCAGCAAATTACGTCGGAATGGCGTGGCAAGCCGGTGTGGGTGGTTCGCCGCACACCGGAAATGCTGGAAGGCATGAAGCAGATTGAAGGCCAGCTGGCTGATCCGAAGTCGGAAATTTCCGAACAGCCGGATTACTGCAAGAACGAAGGCCGTTCGATCAAGCCGGATGTGTGGGTCGCGCTGGGTGTGTGTACTCACCTGGGTTGCTCGCCGACCTATCGCAAGGATGTGGCGCCGGCCGATCTGGGCCCGGAATGGAAGGGTGGCTTCTACTGCCCGTGCCATGGTTCCAAGTTCGATCTGGCAGGCCGCGTGTATTCTGGCGTCCCGGCTCCCAAGAATTTGGTGATTCCGCCTCACAAATACATCAACGACAAGCTGCTGCTGGTCGGTGAAGACAAGTAA
- a CDS encoding Nif3-like dinuclear metal center hexameric protein, whose product MSEIVSLQAIEKYTGQLLNAGLFRDYAPNGIQVDTDRPIRRLALAVTASLEAIDAAISWGADALLVHHGYFWKGEDPRLIGPKWQRIRRLCAENVGLLAYHLPLDAHPELGNNAQLAKLLGLQEDGRFGDQAIGWMGALPVPLSLTALGQLVEAELGRMPILVGERDRMVSRIGWCSGGAQGYVLDAAAAGCEVYLTGEASERTYHDAVENGIAFIAAGHDATERLGVQALGAHLAAQFGLQVRFFASGNPF is encoded by the coding sequence ATGTCGGAAATAGTGTCGTTACAGGCAATTGAAAAGTATACCGGACAATTACTGAATGCCGGACTTTTCCGCGATTACGCTCCAAATGGTATCCAGGTTGATACAGATCGGCCGATACGGAGGCTTGCACTTGCCGTTACTGCAAGTCTTGAAGCCATTGACGCCGCGATTAGTTGGGGGGCTGATGCGCTACTGGTACATCACGGTTATTTCTGGAAAGGCGAAGATCCACGCTTGATTGGCCCCAAATGGCAGCGCATCCGCAGGTTGTGCGCCGAAAATGTGGGGCTGCTGGCCTATCATCTGCCGCTGGATGCGCATCCGGAGCTGGGAAATAACGCCCAGCTTGCAAAGTTACTGGGTTTGCAGGAAGACGGACGCTTCGGCGATCAGGCGATTGGCTGGATGGGGGCATTGCCGGTCCCCTTGTCGCTGACCGCACTGGGTCAGCTCGTTGAAGCAGAGCTCGGACGGATGCCGATTCTTGTGGGTGAGCGGGATCGGATGGTCAGTCGGATAGGTTGGTGTTCAGGTGGCGCGCAAGGGTATGTGTTAGATGCAGCTGCGGCAGGATGTGAAGTTTATCTGACGGGTGAAGCGTCCGAACGCACCTATCACGATGCAGTGGAAAACGGCATTGCCTTTATAGCCGCAGGGCATGATGCGACTGAACGACTTGGGGTGCAGGCACTTGGCGCGCATCTGGCGGCACAATTTGGATTGCAGGTTCGCTTTTTTGCGTCAGGTAATCCGTTCTGA
- a CDS encoding trypsin-like peptidase domain-containing protein, whose amino-acid sequence MKRLWLIFAQTTTIGLAGWFLLTVLKPEWLPRRVSDVVTIREAMNDNKATPIAPSSYRAAVRKAMPSVVNIYTSKEIKRRNHPLLDDPVIRRFLGGDRNDQQGGEKVASLGSGVIVSDKGYIVTNNHVVQSVDAIHVMLSDGRAADAKLVGTDPETDLAVIRIDLDKLPAVTLAPRDSVNVGDVVLAIGNPFNVGQTVTSGIVSALGRTTRMNTFESFIQTDAAINPGNSGGALIDTQGNLIGINTAIYSQTGGSMGIGFAIPTSIVKEVMEALIRDGTVTRGWIGIEARSLTPDVAQTFKLPVSEGALIGGVVKSGPAWQGGIKPGDVLVGVNDHPVRDVDGMLANIASLSPGQKADIRIYRGNQALNVPVVIARRPKMKVQYDDEEDDAQ is encoded by the coding sequence ATGAAAAGACTGTGGTTGATTTTCGCACAAACCACCACCATCGGATTGGCTGGATGGTTTTTGCTGACTGTACTCAAACCAGAATGGCTCCCGCGGCGCGTCAGTGATGTTGTCACCATTCGCGAAGCGATGAATGACAATAAAGCTACACCCATCGCGCCTAGCAGTTACCGCGCGGCTGTTCGCAAAGCCATGCCTTCTGTCGTCAACATCTATACCAGCAAAGAGATTAAGCGCCGAAATCACCCCTTACTGGATGATCCCGTGATTCGCCGCTTTCTCGGTGGCGACCGCAACGATCAGCAGGGTGGCGAAAAGGTGGCGAGCCTGGGCTCCGGCGTCATCGTCAGCGACAAAGGCTATATTGTTACCAATAATCACGTCGTCCAGTCAGTTGATGCTATTCACGTGATGCTATCCGATGGTCGCGCTGCCGACGCCAAGTTGGTAGGCACCGATCCGGAAACCGATCTTGCCGTGATCCGCATCGATCTCGACAAATTACCTGCAGTGACACTTGCACCACGCGACTCCGTAAATGTAGGCGATGTCGTACTGGCCATTGGCAACCCGTTCAATGTGGGGCAGACCGTCACCAGCGGAATCGTGTCTGCACTTGGCCGAACCACACGCATGAATACCTTCGAGAGCTTTATCCAGACTGATGCCGCCATTAATCCGGGCAACTCCGGTGGTGCTCTCATCGACACTCAGGGCAATCTAATCGGCATCAATACTGCCATTTATTCGCAAACTGGCGGTTCCATGGGGATCGGATTTGCCATTCCGACATCGATTGTCAAAGAAGTAATGGAAGCCTTGATCCGCGATGGCACTGTCACACGGGGCTGGATTGGCATCGAAGCACGCTCACTCACACCGGATGTTGCCCAGACATTCAAGTTGCCTGTCTCAGAAGGTGCCTTGATTGGCGGCGTGGTGAAAAGTGGTCCAGCGTGGCAAGGCGGCATCAAACCCGGCGACGTGCTGGTCGGCGTCAATGATCATCCTGTCCGCGATGTGGATGGCATGCTGGCCAACATTGCCTCGCTCTCACCCGGACAAAAGGCCGACATTCGAATCTACCGCGGCAATCAGGCGCTAAACGTGCCGGTCGTGATTGCCCGTCGTCCCAAAATGAAGGTTCAATACGATGACGAGGAAGATGATGCCCAATAG
- the tatC gene encoding twin-arginine translocase subunit TatC yields the protein MQEELQTFVEHLIELRTRIVRAILGIVVVFFGLFHWSQDLYHLIALPLLQHLPKGGQMIATDVTGTFFVPMKVTLMAAFLVTLPHTLYQAWAFVAPGLYQHEKRLILPLLVSSVLLFVIGMAFAYFLVFPVVFGFMAAIAPEGVAMMTDIEKYLSFVLGMFLAFGVTFETPVVVIVLVRMGIVTVAKLKSIRPYLIVGAFVVAAIVAPPDAVSQCLLAVPLWLLFELGLVIASVWQPKQA from the coding sequence ATGCAAGAAGAACTCCAGACATTTGTTGAACACCTGATCGAACTGCGTACCCGGATTGTCCGGGCTATTCTGGGCATTGTGGTGGTGTTTTTTGGCCTGTTTCACTGGTCGCAAGACCTTTACCACCTCATCGCGTTGCCGCTGCTGCAGCATCTGCCCAAGGGTGGCCAGATGATTGCAACCGATGTGACCGGCACTTTCTTTGTGCCCATGAAGGTCACCCTGATGGCGGCGTTTCTGGTGACCTTGCCACATACCCTGTATCAGGCGTGGGCGTTTGTGGCGCCGGGTCTCTACCAGCATGAAAAGCGGCTGATCCTGCCTTTGCTGGTGTCCAGCGTGCTGCTGTTTGTCATCGGCATGGCCTTCGCCTATTTTCTGGTGTTTCCCGTGGTGTTTGGGTTTATGGCTGCGATTGCCCCGGAAGGGGTAGCGATGATGACAGATATCGAGAAATACCTGTCCTTCGTATTAGGGATGTTCCTGGCCTTTGGCGTGACTTTCGAGACCCCTGTGGTGGTAATTGTGCTGGTGAGGATGGGGATTGTGACGGTTGCCAAACTCAAGAGTATCCGTCCATATCTGATCGTCGGTGCATTTGTGGTGGCAGCTATTGTGGCACCTCCAGATGCAGTCAGTCAGTGTCTGCTTGCAGTCCCATTGTGGTTATTGTTCGAATTAGGGTTGGTGATCGCATCTGTCTGGCAGCCCAAGCAGGCTTAA
- the tatB gene encoding Sec-independent protein translocase protein TatB encodes MFDFSAGEVIVIGVVALVVIGPERLPTVARTVGTLLGRAQRYLSSVKAEVEREIELENLRKMEADMNDRGRQLGQDISGAFEDTPHVHASTGEDAHLAPPEPVKPAFVPPPRDRR; translated from the coding sequence ATGTTTGACTTTAGCGCGGGCGAGGTGATTGTCATTGGCGTAGTTGCGCTGGTGGTGATCGGGCCGGAGCGCCTGCCGACCGTTGCACGTACGGTAGGTACCCTGCTTGGTCGTGCGCAGCGATATCTTTCCTCGGTGAAAGCCGAGGTGGAACGCGAGATCGAGCTGGAAAACCTGCGCAAGATGGAAGCCGACATGAATGACCGTGGCCGCCAGCTGGGGCAGGATATTTCGGGTGCCTTCGAAGATACGCCTCATGTGCATGCGTCTACGGGCGAGGATGCACATCTTGCTCCCCCCGAGCCCGTCAAACCGGCGTTTGTGCCGCCACCGCGTGATCGACGCTGA
- the tatA gene encoding Sec-independent protein translocase subunit TatA, translating to MGSMSLIHWLIVLVVVVLVFGTKKLPNLGKDLGDAVRGFKDGMRGDDAAAKPAEKSDIPADKH from the coding sequence ATGGGTTCCATGAGTCTGATTCACTGGCTGATCGTGCTGGTGGTGGTGGTGCTGGTTTTCGGCACTAAAAAGCTGCCGAATCTGGGCAAGGATCTGGGCGACGCGGTGCGTGGTTTCAAGGACGGCATGCGTGGCGATGATGCTGCCGCCAAGCCTGCAGAGAAATCCGACATCCCAGCTGACAAGCACTGA
- a CDS encoding histidine triad nucleotide-binding protein, producing the protein MSDNCIFCKIGRGEIPSRKVYEDDDVIAFHDIHPVAQVHFLIVPKRHIESLLAANADDAGLLGKLLALAPQLAREQGLGEGFRTLINTGHKGGQSVFHLHLHVFGGGGKAETMMEQMIQ; encoded by the coding sequence ATGAGTGACAACTGCATATTCTGCAAGATCGGTCGAGGTGAAATCCCCTCGCGCAAGGTGTACGAGGACGATGATGTCATCGCGTTCCACGACATTCATCCGGTTGCGCAGGTGCATTTTCTGATTGTCCCCAAGCGCCATATCGAATCCCTTCTGGCAGCAAACGCCGACGATGCTGGCTTGCTGGGCAAGCTGCTTGCGCTTGCGCCGCAACTCGCGCGCGAGCAAGGGCTGGGTGAGGGCTTCCGTACACTGATCAATACGGGTCACAAAGGTGGCCAATCTGTATTTCATCTGCATCTGCATGTCTTTGGTGGGGGCGGAAAAGCCGAAACCATGATGGAACAGATGATTCAATAA